The following proteins are encoded in a genomic region of Argopecten irradians isolate NY unplaced genomic scaffold, Ai_NY scaffold_0491, whole genome shotgun sequence:
- the LOC138312838 gene encoding vacuolar protein sorting-associated protein 18 homolog, translating into MASILDQYEEESARAASVRTTIPPVQEPIGPGFIDARLDTDVPIFSKKKVNFKPPDPITHMAVCNNFLVISMTSNILLRLDLEHPETPDGQVDGLLSTLSSGQNPAVHSNVHPVDKSGQLSTPYSGQEWKAVHSIQWYVTDHSIQWAIIMTVQCCPLDTVDH; encoded by the exons ATGGCATCTATTCTAGACCAGTATGAGGAGGAATCGGCCAGAGCTGCGTCTGTTCGCACCACCATCCCTCCTGTACAAGAGCCG ATTGGACCTGGGTTCATTGATGCCAGGCTTGATACAGATGTGCCAATTTTCAGTAAAAAGAAGGTCAACTTCAA ACCGCCGGACCCCATCACACACATGGCTGTATGTAACAACTTCCTGGTGATTTCTATGACCAGTAATATATTACTACGCCTGGACCTAGAACATCCTGAAACTCCAGATG GCCAGGTGGACGGGCTTCTTTCCACTCTATCCAGTGGACAGAATCCAGCTGTCCACTCAAATGTCCACCCAGTGGACAAGAGTGGACAGCTGTCCACTCCATACAGTGGACAAGAGTGGAAAGCTGTCCACTCCATACAGTGGTACGTGACGGACCACAGTATCCAGTGGGCCATCATTATGACAGTACAGTGTTGTCCACTGGACACAGTGGACCACTAA